One window from the genome of Diorhabda sublineata isolate icDioSubl1.1 chromosome 10, icDioSubl1.1, whole genome shotgun sequence encodes:
- the LOC130449506 gene encoding prosaposin-like → MKFVFAFVVFAFVGLSFQAAHPKITNKGGLLCNICETVAAYVKELAEEDITEDEVTEQIEALCNVLPGQMKELCNDDVLPYVENIYDAINNQTAEEICESLSLC, encoded by the exons ATGAAATTCGTTTTTGCATTCGTAGTTTTTGCTTTTGTTG ggTTATCCTTCCAAGCTGCACACCCTAA GATCACCAACAAAGGAGGTTTACTTTGTAATATATGTGAAACCGTTGCTGCTTACGTCAAAGAATTAGCAGAAGAAGATATAACTGAA GATGAAGTCACAGAACAAATCGAAGCACTATGTAATGTTTTGCCAGGACAAATGAAGGAACTGTGTAACGATGATGTCCTTCCTTATGTCGAAAACATATACGATGCAATCAATAACCAAACAGCAGAAGAAATATGCGAATCTTTGAGTTTGTGTTGA